A DNA window from Patagioenas fasciata isolate bPatFas1 chromosome 1, bPatFas1.hap1, whole genome shotgun sequence contains the following coding sequences:
- the SYPL1 gene encoding synaptophysin-like protein 1, whose amino-acid sequence MCTNMSTYQFLQIFSIFAFATCGGFQGETTLLVSCEGVVNKTITAAFAYPFRLNTVVFSAPDPKRCGGTWTDVYLVGNFSSSVQFFVTFAVLAFLYCMAALVVYIGYKHVYQQNSKFPLTDLAVTVIAAFLWLVSTFAWAKALADIKMSTGASIIPGIEACKAPGTTCRFASVTSMKTLNVSVVFGLLNMLLWGGNIWFVYKDTNLHNQPNRISQITGVYSAQRGI is encoded by the exons ATGTGTACAAATATGTCTACATATCAATTCCTACAGATTTTTTCCATCTTTGCTTTTGCCACATGTGGAGGCTTTCAAGGTGAAACTACCCTTCTAGTTTCCTGCGAAGGTGTGGTAAACAAAACAATTACAGCTGCTTTTGCTTATCCATTCAG GTTGAATACTGTTGTATTTAGTGCACCAGATCCAAAACGCTGTGGTGGTACTTGGACTGACGTCTATCTCGTGGGCAACTTCTCCTCTTCTGTGCAGTTCTTTGTTACATTTGCAGTGTTGGCATTCCTCTACTGTATGGCTGCCCTTGTGGTATATATTGGATATAAGCATGTGTATCAGCAAAACAGCAAGTTTCCACTAACT GACTTGGCTGTCACTGTAATAGCAGCCtttctgtggctggtcagtacTTTTGCTTGGGCAAAGGCACTTGCTGACATCAAAATGTCCACAGGGGCCAGCATTATTCCAGGAATTGAAGCTTGCAAAGCACCAGGAACAACTTGTCGTTTTGCTTCTGTGACCAGTATGAAAACTCTGAATGTGTCTGTG GTGTTTGGCTTGCTTAATATGCTTTTATGGGGAGGAAATATTTGGTTTGTATACAAGGACACCAACTtgcacaaccaaccaaacagaatttCTCAAATTACAGGAGTATATTCAGCTCAAAGAGGAATATAA